The genomic window AGTGGGCGGGGCAGCACCGGCGGGGCTTCGGCCAGATTGATGGACAGCGCCTCAAACAGCGGGCCCCAGCGGTTATCGGGCGTGCCGATGATCTGGTAGTTGGCGCTTTTGCGGCGAATATCCTCATCCTGCGGGATGGAGGCCAGGACCGGGATGCCGACGGCGTCCGCGAAAGCCTGCGCCTCACCGGTGCCGTCATCCTTGTTGATGACCAGACCGGCCACACCTACATTGCCGCCCAGATTGCGGAAATACTTCACCGCCGAGCAGACATTGTTGGCGACATACAGCGACTGGAGGTCGTTGGAACCAACCACCACCACCTTCTGGCACATGTCGCGGGCAATCGGCAGGCCGAAGCCGCCGCAGACCACATCACCCAGGAAATCCAGCAGGACATAATCGAAGTCCCATTCATGGAACCCCAGCTTTTCCAGTGTCTCAAACCCATGGATGATGCCACGACCACCGCAGCCACGGCCCACTTCCGGCCCACCGAGTTCCATGGCGAACACGCCATCGCGCTTGAAGCAGACATCGGAGATGGACACTTCCTGGCCCGCATCCTTGCGGCGCGAGGCCGTCTGGATGATGGTGGGGCAGGCACGGCCGCCGAACAGCAGCGATGTCGTATCGCTTTTCGGATCGCATCCGATCAGCAGCACTTTCTTACCCAGCTGCGCCAGCATGTAGGACAGGTTGGCGAGCGTGAAGCTCTTGCCGATGCCGCCCTTGCCATAGATAGCGATGATCTGGGTTTCCTTGGTGACCTTGCCGACATGCGGCGCATCGGGTTCGATGGCCGCCTCCTCACGCAGGCGCCTGCTCATGGTTTTCGGGCTGCTGCGGACGTCCAGATCAAGACTCATGCGGCTTTCCTCCAGTCGATCACCATTTTCAGGCAGCCGAGGTCGTTGAACGCGGTTGAGTAGGCGGATGACGCCTGGGCCGGTGCGGCCTGGTGAGTCAGCAAACCGTCGAGGGACAGGCGCCCGGTTTCCACCAGCGCGATGACGGCGGAAACATCGTCGGGACGGAATTCCGCCGCGATGGACAGTGTCAGTTCCCGCATGAAGGCCGGGGCGAAGGCATAGCCAACGCGTTCTCCGTAAAATCCGGCCAGAACCAGCTCCGCCGGCTTGCGCAGGCGTGTGATGATCCCGTCGATAGCGGCGGCATCGCCGCTGGCATCGACGGCGGTGCCGTAGCGGACGTCGCCGTCATCACCGGGATCAGTCACCGTGTAACCGGTGGCACCGGGACGGCGCACAGACGCCTTTTCCCAAACCACGGGTGCCGCAAAACCAAGCGCCATCACAATGCGGGCGATCAACCGTCCCAGCACGCCATGGCCGATGACCAGATCGACCGGCCCCCGCGCCCGCATCACCGCGTGGTGCGCCGTTGCCGCCAGGGCCAGCAGCACCCCATTCTCTTCCAGGTCGGGGCCAATCGTGAATACCCGTGCGCCCGGCACGATCAGTTGTGACGCGTTGGCCCCGAACAAGCCCGCCGCATCGGCATAGCAACTGGCGCCCGGTACAAACACTATCTCGCCAACCTGATGTCCTGACAAAGGTCCGGCCTGAACCACGCGACCGACCGTTTCGTACCCAGGGACCAAGGGATAGGCCATGCCGGGAAAACGCGGCATGGTCCCCTGGAACAGCATCTTCTCCGTTCCTGTGGAAACGCCGCTGGCAACCGTCTCGACCACGACGTCGGCGGGGCCGGGAACGTGGAGAGCCAGCCGCCGAACGGCGACCTCTCCCGGTTTCTCGAACACGATGGCCGACGCGTACATCTTGTCGCCTCCCCAAGGCATAGCTTCTGATTACGCAAGTGTCATATTAAGTTGACACATATAACTGTCAATCAATATTTACACTTTTTAACCGTCTGGCCCCGTTCCGCTATCGGCGCGCGGTGACCAAAGTGGCGATAAGTGGGTTCGACGTGGTCACCGTGCGAACCGCCTGAAAGCCGGTGGATGACAGGAAGCCGGCGATTTCCTGCGCGCTACGGCAGCGCCCGGACCCCATTGCCAGGAAATAGAAGCCGAAATAGGCGGCGCTGAGCCGCGCGCCTTCGGATGTTCCATCCATGGCTTCAGCGACGATCAGCGTTGTTCCGGGGCGCAACGACCGGTGGAGATTGGCGAGAAGGGCCGCCACCCGCGAATCATCATGATCGCAGAGAATTCGGACCAGGGTGACGCAATCGGCATCATCGGGCAGCGGGTCGCGAACGAAATCCCCGCCATGAACCCGTGTACGCGCTCCCAGCCCCAGTGATTCCAGGTGGCAGACGGCACGGTCGGCGACAGCGGGAAGGTCGAACAGCCGCAGTTGCAGGCTGGCATGGCGGTCGGCTGCGGCTGCCAGGAACGCGCCGTCGCCACCCCCGACATCAAGCAGGATGCGCGTCTGTCCGAAATCATGGGCCGCCAGGATGCAGTCGGCCATCATGGCCTGGCTTTCCCGCATCAGCAGGGAATAGCCATCGACCTCTGCCGCCTGTGGCCCCCCGGTCCCCATATCCCGGACATAAGCCCAGTATTGGCGTAGTTCCGTCTGTGCGCCGGCAGTGCGCAGCAGGTGGTCGGGTTCGGTCAGGTCGCGATACAGCATGGCGTGGTGCAGCACCATGGCACCGAGTCCCCGGTCACTGGCCAGCACGGCCCCGGCATCATCCAGCACCCAGAGGTCGGGTGCCGGTTCAAGCAGAAGGCCCAGGCAAACGTTGGCCCGCAGCAGCACGCGCAGGCGCCCCTCCGGGATGCCCAGATGCGCGGCCAGAACCCCGGTTGTTGCCGGTGCGCCCTGCAAGGTCTCATAAAGCCCTAGCCGGACACCGGCCAGCAGCACCTGGGAGAAGATGAAGCCACCGGTCAGGCGGAACAGGTCGTTAGCCTTGCGGTTGCCGATACTGCGCAACAGCGGCAGCCGGGCAATCAGCTGGCGGAACCGGGGCGATGCCACAAGCCGGTTGCGCCAGAGCCGCAGCCGCAGGGCAAGCGGCAGGCTGTCGGTCAGCACCGGCGGGATAATCTGGCTTTTGGCGGACTGTGCCGACATGCCTGTGTCAAGCTGCGCTGACAGAGAGCGTCTTTGGCATCAGCCGTGTCGCCTCGTTCCGGATCATCGCGCGAAACGCATCCCGCCCGGCACAATCGGGCACACTGTCCGCAGCCGTTTCCACCAGGGTGCGCAGATGTTTCAGGACGGCGGGAATGCCGAGGGACATCGCGATGTTGGGTTTGCCATTG from Niveispirillum cyanobacteriorum includes these protein-coding regions:
- a CDS encoding chlorophyllide a reductase iron protein subunit X encodes the protein MSRRLREEAAIEPDAPHVGKVTKETQIIAIYGKGGIGKSFTLANLSYMLAQLGKKVLLIGCDPKSDTTSLLFGGRACPTIIQTASRRKDAGQEVSISDVCFKRDGVFAMELGGPEVGRGCGGRGIIHGFETLEKLGFHEWDFDYVLLDFLGDVVCGGFGLPIARDMCQKVVVVGSNDLQSLYVANNVCSAVKYFRNLGGNVGVAGLVINKDDGTGEAQAFADAVGIPVLASIPQDEDIRRKSANYQIIGTPDNRWGPLFEALSINLAEAPPVLPRPLDQDGLLGLFDASQTGGNFQLEPATPEDMCPAGALKRASLEVIYDRV
- the bchC gene encoding chlorophyll synthesis pathway protein BchC, coding for MYASAIVFEKPGEVAVRRLALHVPGPADVVVETVASGVSTGTEKMLFQGTMPRFPGMAYPLVPGYETVGRVVQAGPLSGHQVGEIVFVPGASCYADAAGLFGANASQLIVPGARVFTIGPDLEENGVLLALAATAHHAVMRARGPVDLVIGHGVLGRLIARIVMALGFAAPVVWEKASVRRPGATGYTVTDPGDDGDVRYGTAVDASGDAAAIDGIITRLRKPAELVLAGFYGERVGYAFAPAFMRELTLSIAAEFRPDDVSAVIALVETGRLSLDGLLTHQAAPAQASSAYSTAFNDLGCLKMVIDWRKAA
- a CDS encoding methyltransferase; translation: MSAQSAKSQIIPPVLTDSLPLALRLRLWRNRLVASPRFRQLIARLPLLRSIGNRKANDLFRLTGGFIFSQVLLAGVRLGLYETLQGAPATTGVLAAHLGIPEGRLRVLLRANVCLGLLLEPAPDLWVLDDAGAVLASDRGLGAMVLHHAMLYRDLTEPDHLLRTAGAQTELRQYWAYVRDMGTGGPQAAEVDGYSLLMRESQAMMADCILAAHDFGQTRILLDVGGGDGAFLAAAADRHASLQLRLFDLPAVADRAVCHLESLGLGARTRVHGGDFVRDPLPDDADCVTLVRILCDHDDSRVAALLANLHRSLRPGTTLIVAEAMDGTSEGARLSAAYFGFYFLAMGSGRCRSAQEIAGFLSSTGFQAVRTVTTSNPLIATLVTARR